Proteins encoded together in one Flavobacterium keumense window:
- a CDS encoding biotin--[acetyl-CoA-carboxylase] ligase gives MKLIKLDAIDSTNEFLKGISSKEALENFTVVTAENQTKGKGQMGAVWNSEVGKNLIMSVLVKDFLLEITQVFNLNIAVSLAVITALKKNNIPDLSIKWPNDILSANKKIGGILIENSIKSDGTILSIVGLGLNVNQTNFEGLPKASSLAVVTGKEFDKEKLLLEIIAHLEMNVAASKLNPASLRQQFVDLLYKKGVPMPFANSKDEKFMGMIQGISPVGRLQVLLEDDSVAEFDIKEIQMLY, from the coding sequence ATGAAACTAATCAAACTCGATGCCATAGATTCTACTAACGAATTTCTAAAAGGGATATCCAGTAAAGAAGCGCTCGAAAACTTTACTGTGGTTACTGCCGAAAATCAAACCAAAGGGAAGGGGCAAATGGGAGCTGTTTGGAATTCAGAAGTAGGTAAAAATCTAATAATGAGTGTTTTGGTTAAGGATTTTTTATTAGAAATCACTCAAGTGTTCAACTTAAATATTGCCGTTTCTTTAGCCGTTATTACAGCTTTAAAAAAGAATAACATCCCTGATTTGAGTATCAAATGGCCAAACGACATTCTGTCAGCCAATAAAAAAATTGGAGGCATTTTGATTGAAAATAGCATTAAAAGTGATGGAACTATCTTGTCAATCGTTGGTTTAGGATTGAATGTCAACCAAACTAATTTTGAAGGTTTGCCAAAAGCGTCTTCTTTGGCAGTGGTAACAGGAAAAGAATTCGATAAAGAAAAGTTGCTTTTGGAAATTATTGCACACTTAGAAATGAATGTAGCTGCGAGTAAACTAAATCCAGCTTCGTTGCGGCAACAATTTGTGGACTTGTTGTATAAAAAAGGAGTGCCAATGCCATTTGCTAATTCGAAGGATGAAAAATTCATGGGAATGATTCAAGGAATATCTCCTGTTGGGAGGTTGCAAGTCTTGTTAGAAGACGATTCTGTTGCCGAATTTGATATCAAAGAAATTCAAATGTTATATTAA
- a CDS encoding SRPBCC family protein, protein MNLESPKVSVQKSAQELFNLLSDVKNFEQLMPENIAKFEVIGADAFIFGLKGMPEIKLVIKEKLAPTQLVLGAASDKLPFTLTASIDAISENSADVKLDFEGDFNPMMAMMIKGPIQKFIETLVENMHKL, encoded by the coding sequence ATGAATTTAGAAAGTCCAAAAGTGAGTGTTCAAAAATCAGCACAAGAATTATTTAATTTATTGTCTGATGTAAAAAACTTTGAACAATTAATGCCTGAAAATATTGCAAAATTTGAAGTGATTGGCGCTGACGCTTTTATTTTTGGTTTAAAAGGAATGCCTGAAATCAAATTAGTGATTAAAGAAAAACTGGCTCCAACCCAACTCGTTTTAGGTGCTGCTAGCGATAAATTGCCTTTTACTTTAACCGCTTCCATTGACGCGATTTCTGAAAATAGTGCTGATGTAAAGCTAGATTTTGAAGGCGATTTCAACCCCATGATGGCGATGATGATTAAAGGACCTATCCAAAAATTCATTGAAACCTTGGTGGAGAATATGCACAAATTATAA
- a CDS encoding phosphatidylserine decarboxylase family protein, which produces MFHKEGAQSILLGTCITAIVLLVSDNLIDTSWIKMTIQIIAIVFLIIILQFFRNPKRTFILNEDQILSPVDGKVVVIEEVYEGEYFKDKRLQVSIFMSPINVHVTRYPMGGIIKFSKYHPGKFLVAWHPKASEENERTTIVVENKSFGEVLYRQIAGALAKRIVNYAEEGMQVIQGTDAGFIKFGSRVDLFLPLGTPINVVLNQKAIGGKTVIATKA; this is translated from the coding sequence ATGTTTCATAAAGAAGGAGCTCAATCCATTTTATTAGGCACTTGTATCACTGCCATTGTACTATTAGTAAGTGACAATCTGATTGACACTAGCTGGATTAAAATGACGATTCAAATTATAGCAATTGTTTTTTTAATAATTATACTTCAATTTTTTAGAAATCCAAAACGAACTTTTATCTTAAACGAAGATCAAATTCTTTCTCCTGTTGATGGGAAAGTTGTTGTTATTGAAGAGGTGTACGAGGGTGAATATTTCAAAGACAAACGCCTACAAGTTTCTATATTCATGTCGCCAATAAACGTGCATGTTACCCGTTATCCAATGGGAGGTATTATAAAATTTAGCAAATACCATCCTGGAAAATTTTTAGTAGCTTGGCACCCAAAAGCTAGCGAAGAAAATGAAAGAACGACTATCGTAGTTGAAAATAAATCATTTGGAGAAGTATTGTACAGACAAATCGCTGGTGCGTTAGCAAAGCGAATTGTAAACTACGCCGAAGAAGGAATGCAAGTAATTCAAGGAACTGATGCTGGTTTCATCAAATTTGGTTCAAGAGTAGATTTATTTTTACCTTTAGGAACTCCAATTAATGTAGTATTAAATCAAAAAGCCATCGGCGGAAAAACAGTTATTGCAACCAAAGCGTAA
- the rsfS gene encoding ribosome silencing factor codes for MAKKTINNDVLIANIIKGIEEVKGNDIDILDLREIDTAVCDYFIICNGTSNTQVNAIVSSVQKTVSKELKDKPWHVEGTDNAEWVLMDYVNVVVHVFQKHIREYYNIESLWGDAKIISIENKY; via the coding sequence ATGGCGAAAAAGACTATAAATAATGATGTACTCATTGCAAACATCATCAAAGGAATAGAAGAAGTAAAAGGAAATGATATTGATATCTTAGATTTAAGAGAAATAGATACCGCAGTTTGCGATTACTTTATCATCTGCAACGGAACCTCGAATACTCAAGTGAACGCCATTGTGAGCTCCGTTCAAAAAACCGTTTCTAAAGAATTAAAAGACAAGCCTTGGCATGTAGAAGGAACTGATAATGCCGAATGGGTATTGATGGACTATGTCAATGTAGTAGTTCACGTTTTCCAAAAACACATTCGTGAATATTACAACATTGAAAGCCTTTGGGGAGATGCAAAAATTATTTCAATCGAAAACAAATACTAA
- a CDS encoding NUDIX hydrolase, translated as MYKVFVNDKPLFLTNHISKETDFQLFLLESIDIEQLIVKIFQNKIQKAYLYHPDEKEILKTLKEKIPVNKAGGGLVYNKKGEVLFIFRNGKWDLPKGGTNKGEAIEDTAMREVEEETGVGKLKVTQKLQKTYHVFKRNGKYRLKITHWFEMTSDYDGTLVGQAEEGIEKVAWLSPLQIKEALKNSYENIKLLFEEEKLLK; from the coding sequence ATGTATAAAGTTTTTGTGAACGACAAACCACTTTTTTTAACAAATCATATCTCTAAGGAGACCGATTTTCAATTGTTTTTGTTAGAAAGTATTGACATCGAACAGCTTATTGTAAAAATTTTCCAAAATAAAATTCAAAAAGCCTATTTGTATCATCCTGATGAAAAGGAAATTTTGAAAACGTTAAAAGAAAAAATCCCTGTAAATAAAGCGGGTGGAGGCTTGGTGTACAATAAAAAAGGGGAGGTGCTTTTTATTTTTAGAAATGGAAAATGGGATTTGCCTAAAGGCGGCACCAACAAAGGAGAAGCAATTGAAGACACCGCCATGCGCGAAGTAGAAGAAGAAACAGGCGTTGGAAAACTCAAAGTGACCCAAAAACTTCAAAAAACCTACCACGTTTTTAAGCGTAACGGCAAGTACCGACTTAAAATAACGCATTGGTTTGAAATGACTTCTGATTATGATGGAACACTAGTAGGTCAAGCCGAAGAAGGCATTGAGAAAGTAGCTTGGTTGAGTCCATTGCAAATCAAAGAAGCCTTGAAAAACTCCTATGAAAATATCAAATTATTATTTGAAGAAGAAAAGCTCCTGAAATAG
- a CDS encoding superoxide dismutase, translating into MKKHFLKVIYVIFFFILFSCNKKKLTEVVEVPLPSAEEKITMGMPDDVKANDGSFQLEKLAFDYDALAPNLSAITLENHYSKHYLSYTNKLNEVIAGTNLENSTIEEVVSQLDTSNEEQKNNAGGYYNHSLYFKCIGPKAGGQPKDSLATAIEKDFESFDNFTTQFKGEANKVFGSGWVWLIVDRSGKLQITSTANQDNPLMRNAKVQGKPILALDVWEHAYYLDYQYKRKNYIDAFFNVINWRKVEENYEEAISK; encoded by the coding sequence ATGAAAAAACACTTTTTAAAAGTAATTTATGTAATATTCTTTTTTATTTTATTCTCTTGCAACAAGAAAAAACTAACCGAAGTAGTTGAAGTTCCTTTGCCAAGTGCCGAAGAAAAAATAACAATGGGTATGCCTGATGATGTTAAAGCTAACGATGGTTCGTTTCAATTAGAAAAATTAGCTTTTGACTACGATGCTTTAGCACCAAATCTATCAGCAATTACTTTAGAGAACCATTACTCTAAACATTATTTGTCTTATACTAATAAATTAAACGAAGTCATTGCGGGAACTAATTTAGAAAATAGTACTATTGAAGAAGTGGTATCGCAATTAGATACTAGTAATGAAGAACAAAAAAATAACGCAGGTGGTTATTACAACCATTCCCTTTATTTTAAATGTATAGGACCTAAAGCAGGAGGCCAACCGAAAGATTCCTTAGCAACCGCAATTGAAAAAGATTTTGAATCTTTTGATAATTTTACCACTCAATTCAAGGGAGAGGCTAACAAAGTCTTTGGTTCTGGTTGGGTGTGGTTAATTGTGGATCGTTCCGGAAAATTGCAAATCACAAGTACTGCCAACCAAGATAATCCTCTAATGCGAAATGCAAAAGTACAAGGTAAACCCATCTTAGCCTTAGATGTATGGGAACATGCTTATTACTTGGATTACCAATACAAACGTAAAAACTACATTGATGCTTTCTTCAATGTGATCAACTGGAGAAAAGTAGAAGAGAATTACGAAGAAGCTATTTCAAAATAG
- a CDS encoding phosphatidate cytidylyltransferase: MNETLKRGISGVIYITLLLSSILYSTESFILLFGIFLIIATYEFCNLVKLNTILPLSFVSLSYSIISLISYYQTETNDYLSNLRERPTELGIDIEQLNIGLLTITILIFIKCLFFLFDNKEQTITKLWKYLYLIGYILLPFIFIVKISFGIKDYNPKIIIGLFILIWTNDTFAYLVGKSIGKHKLYERISPKKTIEGFLGGIVFAVFAGYLISKLYIKPNPDFSERSILIWVFIALIAGVFGTIGDLIESKFKRIAQVKDSGKIMPGHGGILDRLDSVIFVAPIVYLFYQILSYVS; the protein is encoded by the coding sequence ATGAATGAAACACTTAAAAGAGGGATTTCTGGAGTAATTTATATTACACTCTTACTATCCTCTATTCTATATTCTACGGAAAGCTTTATCCTACTATTCGGAATTTTTCTGATTATTGCTACCTATGAGTTTTGCAATCTAGTGAAATTGAATACAATCCTTCCTCTTTCTTTTGTGAGCTTATCTTATTCTATAATTAGCTTAATCAGTTACTATCAAACAGAAACAAACGATTATTTATCAAATTTACGCGAAAGACCTACTGAACTTGGTATTGATATTGAACAATTAAATATAGGATTACTGACGATTACTATTTTAATCTTTATTAAATGCTTATTCTTTTTATTTGATAATAAAGAACAAACTATTACAAAACTTTGGAAATACTTATACCTAATAGGCTACATACTATTACCATTTATATTCATTGTTAAAATTTCTTTCGGAATAAAAGATTACAATCCTAAAATAATTATCGGATTATTTATTCTCATTTGGACTAATGATACATTTGCTTATTTGGTTGGAAAATCAATAGGAAAACATAAATTATACGAACGCATATCTCCTAAAAAAACAATTGAAGGATTCCTTGGCGGTATTGTGTTTGCTGTTTTTGCTGGATATCTAATTTCAAAATTATACATCAAACCAAATCCTGATTTTAGTGAAAGATCTATCTTAATATGGGTTTTTATCGCATTAATTGCTGGTGTTTTTGGAACTATTGGCGACTTAATTGAATCTAAATTTAAACGAATTGCCCAAGTCAAAGACAGTGGTAAAATAATGCCTGGGCATGGAGGTATTTTAGATCGTCTAGATAGTGTTATATTTGTAGCACCAATTGTATACTTATTTTATCAAATTTTATCTTATGTTTCATAA
- the ftsH gene encoding ATP-dependent zinc metalloprotease FtsH, giving the protein MSNNNPNPNKFRVSPWLVYAGILLIFLFISIATGGSNFEEPAQLTSSKFNTYLEKGQVEKVIVYNKSEAEVYLTAAALKDKTHSKVAKDVFDRPNAGPHYTLEIGNDQIFQTKLEKAVSEGKLKDFKFDKTSNWTDLFVSLLPIIVIIAVWIFIMRRMSGGGAGGGGQIFNIGKSKAKLFDEKNDIKTTFKDVAGLEGAKEEIQEIVEFLKNPEKYTNLGGKIPKGALLVGPPGTGKTLLAKAVAGEAQVPFFSLSGSDFVEMFVGVGASRVRDLFKQAKEKSPSIIFIDEIDAVGRARGKSNMSGGNDERENTLNQLLTEMDGFGTNSNVIVLAATNRADVLDKALMRAGRFDRQIFVDLPDIRERGEIFKVHLAPLKKVEGLDVDFLAKQTPGFSGADIANVCNEAALIAARNNKTAVDKQDFLDAVDRIIGGLEKKNKIVTPEEKKAIAIHEAGHATVSWMLEHAAPLIKVTIVPRGQSLGAAWYLPEERLIVRPDQMLDEMCATMGGRAAEKVIFNRISTGALSDLEKVTRQARAMVTVYGLNEKIGNVTYYDSSGQSEYSFSKPYSDETAKVIDEEISTLIEGQYQRAIQILEDNKDKLNQLADILIEKEVIFKDDLEAIFGKRDFDENLEEVVS; this is encoded by the coding sequence ATGTCAAATAACAATCCAAATCCAAATAAATTCAGAGTTAGTCCTTGGTTGGTGTATGCTGGAATTCTTCTAATTTTTCTTTTTATCAGTATCGCTACTGGCGGAAGTAATTTTGAGGAGCCTGCGCAATTAACTTCCTCTAAATTCAACACTTATCTTGAAAAAGGACAGGTAGAAAAAGTTATTGTATACAATAAAAGCGAAGCTGAAGTGTATTTAACTGCAGCTGCTTTAAAAGACAAAACACATTCAAAAGTAGCTAAAGATGTTTTTGATCGTCCTAACGCTGGACCGCATTATACTTTGGAAATTGGTAACGACCAAATTTTCCAAACTAAACTAGAGAAAGCAGTTAGTGAAGGTAAATTGAAAGATTTTAAATTCGACAAAACCAGCAATTGGACGGATCTTTTTGTGAGTTTATTGCCAATTATCGTAATCATTGCTGTTTGGATATTCATCATGAGAAGAATGTCAGGTGGTGGTGCTGGTGGTGGCGGACAAATTTTCAATATTGGAAAATCGAAAGCCAAACTATTTGATGAAAAAAACGATATTAAAACTACTTTCAAAGATGTAGCTGGTCTTGAAGGCGCTAAAGAAGAAATTCAAGAGATTGTTGAATTCTTGAAAAACCCTGAAAAATATACCAATCTAGGAGGTAAAATACCAAAGGGAGCTTTACTTGTAGGGCCTCCGGGAACTGGAAAAACCTTGTTAGCGAAAGCCGTTGCTGGCGAAGCCCAGGTACCTTTCTTCTCTTTATCAGGTTCTGATTTTGTGGAAATGTTTGTGGGGGTTGGAGCGTCTCGTGTAAGGGATTTATTCAAGCAAGCCAAAGAAAAATCGCCATCTATCATCTTCATTGATGAGATAGATGCCGTGGGTAGAGCCAGAGGAAAAAGCAATATGTCAGGTGGTAACGACGAACGTGAAAACACTTTGAATCAGTTGTTAACGGAGATGGATGGTTTTGGAACCAATTCAAATGTAATTGTTTTAGCCGCTACCAACCGTGCTGATGTTTTAGACAAAGCATTGATGCGTGCAGGTCGTTTTGACAGACAAATTTTTGTTGATTTACCAGACATTCGCGAACGCGGAGAAATCTTTAAAGTGCATTTGGCTCCTTTGAAAAAAGTAGAAGGATTAGATGTGGACTTTTTAGCCAAACAAACACCTGGTTTTTCTGGTGCTGATATTGCCAATGTTTGTAACGAAGCGGCTTTGATTGCTGCAAGAAACAATAAGACAGCGGTTGACAAACAAGATTTCTTAGACGCTGTTGACAGAATTATTGGTGGTTTAGAAAAGAAAAATAAAATTGTAACTCCAGAGGAGAAAAAAGCAATTGCCATTCACGAAGCGGGTCACGCTACAGTAAGCTGGATGTTAGAACATGCTGCACCGCTAATCAAAGTAACCATTGTTCCAAGAGGACAAAGTTTAGGTGCTGCTTGGTATTTACCAGAAGAACGTTTAATTGTTCGTCCGGACCAAATGCTTGATGAAATGTGTGCTACCATGGGAGGAAGAGCTGCTGAAAAAGTAATCTTCAATAGAATTTCTACCGGAGCACTAAGTGACTTAGAAAAAGTAACTCGCCAAGCTAGAGCAATGGTTACCGTTTATGGATTGAATGAGAAAATTGGAAACGTTACTTACTATGATTCTTCGGGCCAAAGTGAATACAGTTTCTCAAAACCATATTCTGACGAAACTGCTAAAGTAATTGACGAAGAAATCTCTACTTTAATCGAAGGTCAATACCAAAGAGCGATTCAAATATTAGAGGATAATAAAGATAAACTGAATCAATTAGCAGATATTTTAATTGAAAAAGAAGTCATATTTAAAGATGATTTAGAAGCTATTTTTGGAAAAAGAGACTTTGACGAAAACTTGGAAGAAGTAGTCTCTTAA
- a CDS encoding acyl-CoA-binding protein, producing MIENDLDKQFDEAVNEASKMTQASLPQDVQLRLYAFYKQATSGSAQYGQSDNFDLRNAFKLNAWMQISHISIEEAKENYIEIINSLLKK from the coding sequence ATGATTGAGAACGATCTAGATAAACAATTTGACGAAGCAGTTAATGAGGCTTCAAAAATGACGCAGGCTTCCCTACCACAAGACGTACAACTACGTTTGTATGCATTTTACAAACAAGCAACTTCTGGTTCAGCCCAATACGGACAATCCGATAATTTTGATTTACGAAATGCTTTCAAACTAAATGCTTGGATGCAAATCAGCCATATATCTATTGAGGAAGCTAAAGAAAACTATATTGAAATCATCAATTCTTTATTGAAAAAATAA
- a CDS encoding alpha-amylase family protein, translating to MKKIACIVALVFSLLSGAQSHDKKNNTQKMTTIPTQKAVVYQVFTRLFGNKNTTNKPWGTIEENGVGKFNDFTDKALQEIKDLGVSHIWYTGVPHHAVIRDYTQYGISNDDPEVVKGRAGSPYAVKDYYNVNPDLAVNPANRLQEFEDLIARTHKAGLKLIIDIVPNHVARKYEGKNNPEGVRDFGADDDVTVEYHKDNNFYYIPNTRFELPEGITPLNGEVNPLIDGKFEEFPAKWTGNGSRLPKPDKNDWYETVKVNYGIRPDGTKDFAELPAGFDTKSCQEHFDFWKDKEVPSSWKKFRAIAEYWLAKGVDGFRYDMAEMVPYEFWSYMNSAIKVQRPDAFLLAEVYNPKEYRNYIRLGKMDYLYDKVELYDKLKEIVQGRSQTDPITDIQKGLADIEHHMLHFLDNHDEQRLASPEFAGSAEKGKPLMVVSATISTSPTMIYFGQEVGEAGNENGGFGTHSRTSIFDYVGVPNHQRWMNGGKFDGGQLSSSEKSLRDFYKRVLNFTLKSSALMGEFQEIHGLNRYATEGYYPEVYSFVRWSYTEKLIVISNFSSVHTSHFELKIPEDVIQKWYLKDGKYTIVDQLYQKSSLTLEVVNGQGKVQIAIEPLESFIYQLK from the coding sequence ATGAAAAAAATTGCTTGTATTGTTGCTCTTGTTTTTTCGCTACTTAGCGGAGCACAATCCCATGATAAAAAAAATAATACTCAAAAAATGACAACTATTCCCACTCAAAAAGCAGTAGTATATCAAGTTTTTACTCGATTATTCGGAAATAAAAATACCACTAACAAGCCTTGGGGTACGATTGAAGAAAATGGAGTAGGGAAGTTCAATGATTTTACAGACAAAGCGCTACAAGAAATTAAAGATTTAGGGGTCAGCCATATTTGGTATACTGGAGTTCCACATCATGCTGTTATACGAGATTATACTCAATATGGTATTTCAAATGATGATCCTGAAGTGGTAAAAGGAAGAGCGGGTTCACCTTATGCGGTAAAAGATTATTACAATGTCAATCCAGATTTGGCAGTCAATCCAGCCAATCGTTTGCAAGAATTTGAAGACTTAATAGCACGCACACACAAAGCGGGATTGAAGTTGATTATAGATATTGTTCCGAATCACGTGGCCCGAAAGTATGAAGGTAAAAATAATCCAGAAGGAGTTAGAGATTTTGGGGCTGATGATGATGTTACAGTAGAATACCATAAGGATAATAATTTCTATTACATCCCGAATACCCGTTTCGAATTGCCAGAGGGTATTACTCCTTTAAATGGAGAAGTGAATCCGTTGATTGATGGTAAATTTGAAGAATTTCCTGCAAAATGGACTGGGAATGGTTCCCGTTTGCCTAAGCCAGACAAAAACGATTGGTACGAAACGGTAAAAGTAAATTACGGAATTCGTCCTGATGGAACTAAAGATTTTGCTGAACTTCCAGCTGGATTTGACACCAAATCGTGTCAAGAACATTTTGATTTTTGGAAAGATAAAGAAGTGCCAAGTTCTTGGAAAAAATTTCGCGCTATTGCCGAATATTGGTTAGCCAAAGGAGTTGACGGTTTTCGTTACGATATGGCTGAAATGGTACCGTATGAGTTTTGGAGCTACATGAATTCGGCGATTAAAGTACAAAGACCTGATGCCTTTTTATTAGCAGAAGTGTATAATCCAAAAGAATACCGAAATTACATTCGTTTAGGTAAAATGGATTATCTATATGACAAAGTGGAACTGTATGACAAGTTAAAAGAGATTGTACAAGGGAGAAGTCAAACGGACCCAATTACTGATATTCAAAAAGGATTGGCTGATATTGAGCACCACATGCTACATTTTTTAGACAATCATGATGAACAACGTTTAGCAAGTCCTGAATTTGCAGGTTCAGCAGAAAAAGGAAAGCCATTAATGGTGGTTTCGGCAACTATTAGTACTTCGCCAACGATGATTTATTTTGGACAAGAAGTAGGTGAGGCAGGAAATGAAAATGGTGGTTTTGGAACCCATTCTAGAACCTCTATCTTTGATTATGTAGGTGTTCCAAATCACCAACGCTGGATGAATGGTGGTAAATTTGATGGCGGGCAATTGTCGTCTTCGGAGAAATCGCTACGTGATTTTTACAAAAGGGTATTGAACTTTACGTTAAAAAGCTCGGCTTTGATGGGAGAATTCCAAGAAATTCATGGATTAAACCGATATGCTACAGAGGGTTATTATCCTGAAGTATATTCGTTTGTGCGTTGGTCATATACAGAAAAGTTGATAGTTATTTCTAATTTTTCATCGGTGCATACCAGTCATTTTGAATTGAAAATCCCAGAAGATGTAATTCAAAAATGGTATTTAAAAGACGGAAAATATACAATTGTTGACCAGTTGTACCAAAAGAGTAGTTTGACTTTAGAAGTGGTCAACGGACAAGGAAAAGTACAAATAGCTATTGAACCGTTGGAATCGTTTATTTATCAATTGAAGTAA
- the pyrE gene encoding orotate phosphoribosyltransferase — protein MIFNKETAEKTAELLLQINAIKLNPRNPFTWASGWKSPIYCDNRLILSFPAIRNYVRDEFAKNIEKQFGKPDVIAGVATGAIGIGILVAECMGLPFVYVRPEPKKHGRQNQVEGFLQKGQNVVVVEDLISTGNSSLLAVEALKEAGANVKGMAAIFTYGFDLAEQNFKNANVELYTLSNYQNLLSLAVAKTYITEEELQTLSEWNVNPSTWNV, from the coding sequence ATGATTTTTAATAAAGAAACAGCCGAAAAAACAGCCGAATTGCTTTTGCAAATAAATGCAATTAAATTGAATCCAAGAAATCCTTTTACATGGGCTTCTGGATGGAAATCGCCAATCTATTGCGACAACCGACTCATTCTTTCCTTTCCAGCCATCCGAAATTATGTTCGCGATGAGTTTGCCAAAAATATTGAAAAACAATTTGGTAAGCCCGACGTGATTGCAGGAGTTGCTACTGGAGCCATTGGAATTGGTATTCTTGTTGCCGAATGTATGGGATTGCCATTTGTGTATGTTCGTCCAGAACCTAAAAAACACGGTAGACAAAATCAAGTCGAAGGATTTTTACAGAAAGGACAAAATGTAGTAGTGGTGGAAGACTTAATTAGTACCGGAAACAGTAGTTTACTTGCTGTGGAAGCTTTGAAAGAAGCAGGAGCTAATGTCAAAGGAATGGCTGCTATTTTTACGTATGGATTTGATTTAGCCGAGCAAAATTTCAAAAATGCTAATGTGGAATTGTATACTTTAAGCAACTATCAAAATTTATTGAGCTTGGCTGTAGCCAAAACTTACATTACCGAAGAAGAACTACAAACCTTGAGTGAATGGAACGTGAATCCTTCGACTTGGAATGTGTAA
- a CDS encoding lactate utilization protein, with amino-acid sequence MSLFKKLFSSNNPASEEDKGNEQSQFLPEVTMAVDEAFIYHFKKNGGKFIYCENKKEVSEQFENILEENDWFEKEVICFDTTLFHLLDENKLPYIKPDHPAFLLTSCENLIAEDGSILFSSNQIKQFKFNELPASIVVIATTSQIIRAKSDGLSAIKKKYEKNYPTNITTIKYFEKAREEDFTQYGSAAKNLYLLLLEDL; translated from the coding sequence ATGAGTCTTTTTAAAAAATTATTTAGTTCCAATAATCCGGCTTCTGAAGAAGATAAAGGCAACGAACAGAGCCAATTTCTACCTGAAGTAACAATGGCTGTTGACGAAGCTTTTATTTATCATTTCAAAAAGAATGGCGGAAAATTCATCTACTGTGAAAACAAAAAAGAAGTAAGTGAACAATTTGAAAACATCTTAGAGGAAAACGATTGGTTTGAAAAAGAAGTAATTTGTTTTGATACTACTCTTTTTCATTTACTTGATGAAAATAAATTACCCTATATTAAACCCGATCATCCAGCCTTTTTATTAACTAGCTGTGAAAATTTAATTGCCGAAGATGGCTCTATTTTATTTTCGTCAAATCAAATCAAACAATTCAAATTTAACGAATTGCCTGCTAGTATAGTTGTGATTGCTACTACAAGCCAAATCATCAGAGCTAAAAGCGACGGATTAAGTGCAATAAAAAAGAAATACGAGAAAAATTACCCAACTAATATTACCACAATAAAATACTTTGAAAAAGCTAGAGAAGAAGACTTTACACAGTACGGAAGTGCTGCAAAGAACTTGTATTTATTGCTTTTAGAGGATCTTTAA